A segment of the Aureimonas sp. SA4125 genome:
GCTGCCGAAGGCCCGCAAGGCATCGGCGAGAGAGATGCCATCAGCGTCGCGGTCGGCCAGGGTCGAGAGGTCGAAGCTTCCGGCGATCGCCCGGGACCCCGCCAGCGTGGAAGGGAACCGGATCCCCTCCTCGTCGCCGAAAGCGAGGATCTCGATCGCGAAAGGCAGACGCCGGTTTCGACGGGCGAGGTTTGCCACGACGGCCAGTGCCACTGCGACGCCGAGCGCTCCGTCGAAACGCCCGGCGTCGCGAACCGTGTCGATGTGCGAGCCGAGAAGAAGCGCCGGCATGCCGGGCCGGCTCCCCTCATAACGCCCCACGACCGTGCCGGCGGCGTCGATCGAGGTGGCAAGACCCATCTCGATCATCTGCGCGCGCACGTGGTCGGCGGCACGGCGATGGGACGCCGACAGATACAGCCGCGTCAACCGCCCGGGCTCGTCCGAGATCGCGGCGAGATCCTCGATCAGCGCCATCGCCTCGGCGGCCATGGCCGCGGCATCCCCATGCATTTCGGCGCGCGGTGCGGCGCTCATCGTGCCGAGGATGGCGCGTAGAAGGGCGTGCGCGTCTCGCCATCGAGATAGCCGTCGTAGAAGGCCTTCACGTGCGGGAAGACGTCCTGGCCCATCTGCCGGCGCGCCGTCTCTTCGGCCGTTCGCGGCTGGGCGTAATGACGGGAGATCTCCTCCAGGATGGCGTCGCGGTCGACATGGGTGAAGCGGCCGTTCTGATAGATCACCGCCCCGTTCACGATGACCGCGTCCACCGCGTTCTGTTTGGCCCGCTGCATCACCGCGTCCAGCATCGGGATGTCGGGGTCCTGGAACGGGTAGGTGGCGGTCTTCCAGTTGATCAAAACGGCGTCCATGCGCCGACCGGGATCGAGCCGGCCGATCTCGCGGCCGAAGGCCGTGGTGTTGGCGCCGCCTTCCGTCGCCATGCGCAGGACCTGCGGGCAGCTCGGCACGTCCGCGTCCTCCATGCCGGGCACCCGATGGGCCCGCAGGACGAGACGCAGCTCCTGCAGCATGTCGCGATCGTCGTTGATGCCGGCCTCATCGAGGCCCATGCCGACGTTCAGCCCATGCTTCTCGAAGGCGTTCAGCGGCGCGACGCCGGAGCGCAGGCGGAAATTCGACGAACAGTTGTGGCAGATGCAGGTGCCGGTATCGGCGGCGATTTCGATGTCTTCCTGGTTCAGCCAGACGCCGTGGCCAAGCGTCATGCGCGGCGACAGGACCCCGAGATCGTAGAGGTGGCGGACCGCCGTCTTACCCGTGCGCCGCCGGGCATACTCCTTCTGATACGCCGTCTCGAGCAGGTGCATGTGCATCGGCACGCCGTGGCGAACCGAGCGGGCATTCATCTCCACGAGGCTCTCGTCGCTAACCCAATGGAGATTGGCCGGCGCGAGCTGGATGCGGGTCAGGGCCTGCCCTGCGTTTTCCGCCGTCAGCTGGTCGAAGAGCGCCATGTGCTCGCCGAAGGACAGGACCTGGGACTTGAGATAGGCGGCGACATGGCCGGCGAGCGGCTGCGGCAGGCGGGCGCAGAAATCCTCGTCCGCCTCGTAGACGAGGCGGTTCTGCTCACGCAGGGCATAGGAGTAGGAAGCGCGCATGCCGATCGTGCGATAGGCGTCCAGCACCTTCGTCGCCGCACCATGGACAGCCTCGTAGCCGCCGCTCATCCAGCCATGGATATGGGCGACCGTCGTGACGCCCGAGGCGATCATCTCGAAAGCGGAGTAGAGCGTATCGAGATAGAGATCGAGCTTGCGACCCGGAATACGGCTGGCGAACCAGAGCTCAAGCGCATGGTCGGGGGAGCCGAGCTGCAGCGGCGTCATGCCGACATGGTGGTGAGAGTTGACGAAGCCCGGCAGCATGACGTGGTCCGGATAGGCTGTTTCGGCGGCACCCGGCGACAGGCGCCGCATGTCTTCCATCGATCCGACCGCAACGATCTCGCCGTCCCTCGACAGAACGGCGCCGTCATCGACGATCAGCGGTGTGTGGCGGTCTTGGATACCGGTGACGACCCAGCGTGCGCTCGTGATGTGGTCGCTCATGCAAATGCCCTTTCTGATGCCTGGTGGTTCAGGCGGAGTGTTCGATGGGTGGGGTTGTGTTGGCGGGCTGCAGCAAGGCGCCCCGGTTCGATGTCGAGGAGGACCGTGCGCCCATCGGCGGGCAGTTCCCCGCCATCCGGGCCGAAGGCGACCGTCTCGCCGGCATGGCGCTGAAGCCGTCCCGTGACTTCTTCATTTCCGAAGCGGCAGGCGGCCAAGGCATAGAGCGCGTTGGCGCGCGCATGGGTGCGCAGCTCGGCTTCGAAGAGACCGGGCGGGTCGGCGGTCGGCCCCCCGACGAGCACCAGCACCATGTCGGCGCCGTCGCGGCCGGCCGATCGCCAGCATTCGGGATAGCGCCGGTCGTAGCAGACCAAGGGGCAGAAGCGGGCGCCGCGATAGTCGAAGCAGTGCAGGGCCGCCGGCCCTTGCGCGAAGTGATCGGTCTCGCCGAAAGGCTCGCCTGCCGCGGGCGCGAGGTGGATCTTTCGCTGCACGACCATCGGGGTTTGGCCCGGTGCGGCGAGAACCACCGCATTGGCCGGTCGCGCGCCGGCCGCATCGGCCAGCGCCATGCCGAAGACGATCGCGGTTTGCGTCTCCGCGGCCAGGCGGCGCGCCCAGCTGCAGGTCGCCCCTTCGAGATCCTCGGCGGCTTCGCCCCAGCGAAGCGGATCGTCGGCAGCGTAGAACGGCAGCGCGAAGAGCTCCGGCAGCAGGATGAGCGCCGCGCCCTCTGCGCAGAGCCTCCGGATGCCGCGCTCGGCCTCGTCCAGAAGCTCCTCCGAACTGTTCTGATAAGCGCCGACACCAAGTGCTGCGACCCGCAACAAAGGCGCCGTCATGACTGGCCTTCCTGCTCGGCGAAGGCGCGGTCCACTTCGTCGGCCAGGAGATCGGTGAACATGTCGCGATAGGCGTGATAGCGCGGATCGCGCGGCGGGCGCGGCCGCTCCATCTCGATCGGAATGATGGCCTTGACCTTGCCGGGACGGGCGGTGAACACCACGACCCGGTCGGCCAGCGAGATGGCCTCGTCGATCGAATGGGTGACGAGGATGATGGAGGCCCGGCTCTCGCGCCACAGGGTGAGCAGAAAGTCCTGCATCTTGGTGCGGGTCTGCACGTCGAGCGCGGCGAAGGGCTCGTCCATCATCAGGATCTTCGGGCGCACCGCGAGAGCCCGGGCGCAGGCCGCC
Coding sequences within it:
- a CDS encoding carbon-nitrogen hydrolase family protein is translated as MTAPLLRVAALGVGAYQNSSEELLDEAERGIRRLCAEGAALILLPELFALPFYAADDPLRWGEAAEDLEGATCSWARRLAAETQTAIVFGMALADAAGARPANAVVLAAPGQTPMVVQRKIHLAPAAGEPFGETDHFAQGPAALHCFDYRGARFCPLVCYDRRYPECWRSAGRDGADMVLVLVGGPTADPPGLFEAELRTHARANALYALAACRFGNEEVTGRLQRHAGETVAFGPDGGELPADGRTVLLDIEPGRLAAARQHNPTHRTLRLNHQASERAFA
- a CDS encoding amidohydrolase family protein; translated protein: MSDHITSARWVVTGIQDRHTPLIVDDGAVLSRDGEIVAVGSMEDMRRLSPGAAETAYPDHVMLPGFVNSHHHVGMTPLQLGSPDHALELWFASRIPGRKLDLYLDTLYSAFEMIASGVTTVAHIHGWMSGGYEAVHGAATKVLDAYRTIGMRASYSYALREQNRLVYEADEDFCARLPQPLAGHVAAYLKSQVLSFGEHMALFDQLTAENAGQALTRIQLAPANLHWVSDESLVEMNARSVRHGVPMHMHLLETAYQKEYARRRTGKTAVRHLYDLGVLSPRMTLGHGVWLNQEDIEIAADTGTCICHNCSSNFRLRSGVAPLNAFEKHGLNVGMGLDEAGINDDRDMLQELRLVLRAHRVPGMEDADVPSCPQVLRMATEGGANTTAFGREIGRLDPGRRMDAVLINWKTATYPFQDPDIPMLDAVMQRAKQNAVDAVIVNGAVIYQNGRFTHVDRDAILEEISRHYAQPRTAEETARRQMGQDVFPHVKAFYDGYLDGETRTPFYAPSSAR